In Aeromicrobium marinum DSM 15272, one genomic interval encodes:
- a CDS encoding DEAD/DEAH box helicase family protein: MVEELVGYLYDVLSLSIPYRNDLAAKISDPAFKARVPQGITQKLTAIRRIANTAVHENRQIRPDVSLAVLRELFNVVVWTSYHHSPQPNLVPLQAQFDPALAAQAAPLSREEVGRLAAKFKAQDEAHARELAEKDDRLAAHEAEIARLKDQIAEAQAAVGPDTRDYDEAGARDLFIDVLLHEAGWTLDQTRDREYEVTGMPNAEGRGFVDYVLWGADGLPLAVVEAKRTSKSPEVGQQQAKLYADCLERQFGRRPVIFFTNGYEHRMWDDAAGYPPRETQGFYTRDELELLVQRRQTKLPLSSAQANTDIAGRPYQVRAIKAVGDAFDRKQREALLVMATGSGKTRTTIALVDLLQKANWVKRVLFLADRTALVNQAANAFKEHLPGSTTVNLVTEKAVDGRVYVSTYPTMMGLINEVDGGLRRFGPGYFDLIVIDEAHRSVYAKYGAIFDYFDSLLVGLTATPKDEVDHNTYRLFHLEDGVPTDHYTLDEAVESGYLVPPKGISVGTQFLRSGIRYDDLTEDEKDQWDTLDWGEDGPPDEVGAEELNRFLFNEDTVDKVLETLMVRGHKVAGGDRLGKTIVFAKSQKHAEFIEKRFNLAYPELAGHFARVVTHANPYAQSLIDDFSIKDNAPHLAISVDMLDTGIDVPEVVNLVFFKMVRSKSKFWQMIGRGTRVCPGLFGPGKEKQDFFVFDFCGNLDYFSQDLPGSQGQVQKSLSQRLFEARVGLVRALDQDEPDLRNSTAATLREVVAGMNLDNFVVRPHRRAVERFATAETWQTLGPEDSEALSSLAGLPSAVRDADEDAKRFDLLILRRQLAQLDGDLILAERLRETAQHIAAALLGKTTIPSVAEQAALLESVAGDEWWIDVTLPMLELARLRLRGLVQFVEKTSRNPIYTDFEDILSEGIDIVLPGVTPGTNFERFRAKAEAYLREHLENLALQRLRRNRQLTSDDLTELEQMLVASGGQQVDIAWAAEQGGGLGLFVRHLVGLDRASAMEAFENYLDSTRFSANQIRFVNLIVDELTKNGVMEPARLFESPYTDHAPTGPDYFFSEADVDVIVETLHHISSTAVPEEVA, from the coding sequence GTGGTCGAGGAACTGGTCGGCTACCTCTACGACGTACTCTCCCTGTCGATTCCCTACCGCAACGACCTGGCCGCGAAGATCAGCGACCCGGCCTTCAAGGCAAGGGTGCCGCAAGGCATCACGCAGAAGCTGACGGCGATCCGCCGCATCGCCAACACGGCCGTGCACGAGAACCGGCAGATCCGGCCCGACGTGTCGCTGGCGGTGCTGCGTGAGCTGTTCAACGTCGTCGTATGGACGTCCTACCACCACTCACCGCAGCCGAATCTGGTGCCGCTGCAAGCACAGTTCGACCCTGCCCTCGCCGCCCAGGCTGCACCGTTGTCCCGCGAGGAGGTCGGCCGGCTGGCGGCGAAGTTCAAGGCCCAGGATGAGGCCCACGCCCGCGAACTGGCCGAGAAGGACGACCGGCTGGCGGCCCACGAGGCCGAGATCGCCCGCCTCAAGGACCAGATCGCCGAGGCCCAGGCGGCGGTCGGCCCCGACACTCGCGACTACGACGAGGCCGGCGCCCGAGACCTGTTCATCGACGTGCTCCTGCACGAGGCCGGTTGGACGCTCGACCAGACCCGCGACCGCGAGTACGAGGTCACGGGCATGCCCAACGCGGAGGGGCGAGGGTTCGTCGACTACGTGCTCTGGGGTGCCGACGGTCTGCCGCTGGCGGTGGTCGAGGCCAAGCGCACGTCGAAGTCCCCCGAGGTCGGGCAGCAACAGGCCAAGCTGTACGCCGACTGCTTGGAGAGGCAGTTCGGTCGTCGTCCGGTGATCTTCTTCACCAACGGCTACGAGCATCGGATGTGGGACGACGCTGCCGGCTACCCGCCCCGTGAGACCCAGGGCTTCTACACCCGCGACGAACTGGAGCTGCTGGTGCAGCGCCGTCAGACCAAGTTGCCCCTGTCCTCGGCGCAGGCAAACACCGACATTGCCGGCCGGCCGTACCAGGTGCGGGCGATCAAGGCCGTGGGTGATGCGTTCGACCGCAAGCAGCGCGAAGCCCTGTTGGTGATGGCGACCGGTTCAGGCAAGACGCGCACCACCATCGCGCTTGTCGACCTGCTGCAGAAGGCCAACTGGGTCAAGCGGGTGCTCTTCCTCGCTGACCGCACCGCCCTGGTGAACCAGGCGGCGAATGCGTTCAAGGAGCACCTGCCGGGCTCGACCACGGTCAATCTCGTGACGGAGAAGGCCGTCGACGGGCGGGTCTACGTCTCGACCTATCCCACGATGATGGGTCTCATCAACGAGGTCGACGGAGGGCTGCGCCGGTTCGGTCCGGGGTACTTCGACCTCATCGTGATCGACGAGGCCCACCGATCCGTGTACGCGAAGTACGGGGCGATCTTCGACTACTTCGACTCCCTGCTCGTCGGACTGACCGCCACACCGAAGGATGAAGTCGACCACAACACCTACCGACTGTTCCACCTCGAGGACGGCGTCCCCACCGACCACTACACCCTCGACGAGGCCGTCGAGTCGGGCTACCTCGTTCCGCCGAAGGGCATCAGTGTCGGCACCCAGTTCCTGCGCTCGGGCATCCGATACGACGACCTCACCGAGGACGAAAAGGACCAGTGGGACACCCTCGACTGGGGTGAGGACGGCCCGCCCGACGAGGTCGGCGCCGAAGAGCTCAACCGCTTCCTCTTCAACGAGGACACCGTCGACAAGGTTCTCGAGACGCTCATGGTGCGGGGCCACAAGGTCGCCGGTGGCGACCGCCTGGGGAAGACGATCGTCTTCGCCAAGAGCCAGAAGCACGCCGAGTTCATCGAGAAGCGCTTCAACCTGGCCTATCCCGAGCTCGCCGGCCACTTCGCCCGGGTCGTCACCCACGCCAACCCGTACGCACAGTCGCTCATCGACGACTTCTCGATCAAGGACAATGCACCGCACCTCGCGATCAGCGTCGACATGCTCGACACGGGCATCGACGTGCCCGAGGTCGTGAACCTCGTCTTCTTCAAGATGGTGCGATCGAAGTCCAAGTTCTGGCAGATGATCGGCCGCGGCACCCGGGTGTGTCCGGGCCTGTTCGGACCCGGCAAGGAGAAGCAGGACTTCTTTGTCTTCGACTTCTGCGGCAACCTCGACTACTTCAGCCAGGACCTGCCGGGCTCGCAGGGACAGGTGCAGAAGTCACTCTCCCAGCGGCTGTTCGAGGCCCGGGTCGGTCTGGTGCGGGCGCTGGACCAGGACGAGCCGGATCTACGCAACTCGACTGCCGCGACCCTGCGGGAGGTTGTGGCCGGCATGAACCTCGACAACTTCGTCGTGCGACCGCATCGACGGGCGGTCGAGCGGTTCGCCACCGCCGAGACATGGCAGACGCTGGGTCCGGAGGACTCCGAAGCGTTGTCCTCACTCGCCGGGCTGCCGTCCGCGGTGCGCGACGCCGACGAGGATGCGAAGCGGTTCGACCTGCTGATCCTGCGCCGCCAACTCGCCCAGCTCGACGGAGACCTCATCCTGGCCGAGCGCCTGCGAGAGACTGCACAGCACATCGCCGCTGCACTGCTGGGAAAGACGACGATCCCCTCGGTCGCGGAGCAGGCCGCTCTGTTGGAGTCGGTCGCCGGTGACGAGTGGTGGATCGACGTCACCCTGCCGATGCTGGAACTCGCCCGACTGCGGCTGCGTGGCCTGGTCCAGTTCGTCGAGAAGACGTCCCGCAACCCGATCTACACCGACTTCGAGGACATCCTCAGCGAGGGGATCGATATCGTGCTGCCCGGGGTCACACCCGGCACGAATTTCGAGCGGTTCCGTGCCAAGGCCGAGGCGTATCTGCGCGAGCACCTGGAAAACCTCGCCCTCCAGCGGCTACGCCGCAATAGGCAGCTCACGTCCGACGACCTCACCGAGCTGGAGCAGATGCTCGTCGCTTCCGGCGGCCAACAGGTCGACATCGCCTGGGCCGCCGAACAGGGCGGCGGGCTCGGCCTGTTCGTTCGCCATCTCGTCGGCCTCGACCGCGCCTCGGCAATGGAAGCGTTCGAGAACTACCTCGACAGCACCAGGTTCTCAGCCAACCAGATCCGCTTCGTCAACCTCATCGTCGACGAGCTCACCAAGAACGGTGTGATGGAGCCGGCTCGGCTCTTCGAGTCGCCCTACACCGACCACGCCCCCACCGGCCCGGACTACTTCTTCTCTGAGGCCGACGTAGACGTCATTGTGGAAACGCTTCACCACATTTCTTCGACGGCCGTTCCCGAGGAGGTCGCGTGA
- a CDS encoding LLM class flavin-dependent oxidoreductase, protein MRVGVAIPQMAEGYGPGTTVAWARGIDAGPFSSVSAGERVTFTNPEMVATLAACAAVTENVRILSNVWVLPQHAMPMVAQQIGTLDQLANGRLDVAVGVGAREDDYRALGREFTRRHARLDANVAELRDLLAGRPPFEGADPVGPLPVQAGGPRILAGAMGPKAMRRAARWADGISGFDIAGDAQSIRRVNDLADRCWQEADREAPPVKISGSFVAIGIEDSAATLRSFAGRYLGFLGPELAGAFARTAGSSTPDALRTVLDGAKEAGCDEFILVPGTTDLRCLDAVAEVVAARG, encoded by the coding sequence ATGAGAGTCGGCGTCGCGATCCCGCAGATGGCCGAGGGCTACGGCCCGGGCACGACGGTGGCGTGGGCACGCGGTATCGACGCCGGGCCCTTCTCGAGCGTCTCGGCGGGGGAGCGCGTCACGTTCACCAATCCCGAGATGGTGGCCACGCTGGCCGCCTGCGCTGCCGTGACGGAGAACGTCCGCATCCTCTCCAACGTGTGGGTGCTGCCCCAGCACGCCATGCCGATGGTGGCCCAACAGATCGGCACCCTCGACCAGCTCGCGAACGGCCGGCTCGACGTTGCGGTGGGCGTCGGTGCGCGCGAGGACGACTACCGGGCGCTCGGGCGGGAGTTCACCCGCCGCCACGCCCGGCTCGACGCCAACGTCGCGGAGCTGCGGGACCTGTTGGCGGGGCGCCCGCCCTTCGAGGGGGCCGACCCGGTGGGACCGCTCCCGGTGCAGGCCGGAGGACCCCGCATCCTGGCCGGCGCGATGGGGCCCAAGGCGATGCGCCGGGCGGCCCGGTGGGCGGACGGCATCAGCGGTTTCGACATCGCGGGAGACGCGCAGTCCATCAGGCGGGTCAACGACCTGGCCGACCGGTGCTGGCAGGAAGCGGACCGCGAGGCACCGCCGGTCAAGATCAGTGGCAGCTTCGTCGCCATCGGGATCGAGGACAGTGCCGCCACCTTGCGTTCGTTCGCCGGCCGCTACCTGGGATTCCTCGGCCCGGAGCTGGCCGGGGCGTTCGCACGGACGGCCGGGTCGTCCACCCCGGATGCCCTCCGGACGGTGCTGGACGGTGCCAAGGAGGCCGGGTGCGACGAGTTCATCCTGGTGCCGGGGACAACCGACCTGCGATGCCTCGACGCCGTGGCGGAGGTCGTCGCCGCCCGCGGGTGA
- a CDS encoding dihydrolipoamide acetyltransferase family protein, producing the protein MPELLLVPEVAAGATEVVVADWLVEPGADFTAGDAIAVIETDKAVLEMEAPQSGTLLRALVGPGATIEVGLPMALVGSSSDVGTDLDATLARLGVGTVSAADASQEPDAPTSDPVEVAQATEEGADSVAVEPVATDRSAGGPGGRVFISPIARKLLREAGLTPDGLVGSGPGGRIRRRDVERLIADRRAATPDAPSEASAPTSTQVASADAWTDVPHTRLRRTIARRLTESKQHIPHFYVKRSVTLDPLLELRRQLIESSGAKFSVNDFVIRAVASAHQQVPDANVIWTEDALRRFDHVDISVAIAAERGLVTPVLRDVGASSLSAISRQVKTYVEQAGAGTLQQRDLEGGSITISNLGMYGVDEFSAIINPPQSAILAVGAGRPAAVVVDDQVVVRTVSEMVLSADHRAIDGALAAQWMSALVHALHHPLTLLV; encoded by the coding sequence ATGCCGGAGCTCCTGCTGGTCCCCGAGGTCGCCGCTGGTGCGACCGAGGTCGTCGTCGCCGACTGGCTCGTCGAGCCGGGCGCCGACTTCACCGCGGGTGACGCCATCGCCGTCATCGAGACCGACAAGGCAGTGCTCGAGATGGAGGCCCCCCAGAGCGGGACACTCCTGAGGGCCCTGGTCGGACCCGGCGCCACGATCGAGGTGGGTCTGCCGATGGCGCTGGTCGGCTCGTCCTCGGACGTGGGCACCGACCTCGACGCGACGTTGGCCCGGCTGGGCGTGGGCACGGTCAGTGCCGCCGACGCATCCCAGGAGCCCGACGCTCCGACCTCCGACCCGGTCGAGGTCGCCCAGGCCACGGAGGAGGGCGCCGACTCCGTCGCCGTCGAGCCGGTGGCGACGGACCGGTCGGCGGGTGGCCCGGGTGGCCGGGTGTTCATCAGCCCGATCGCACGCAAGCTGCTCCGCGAGGCAGGTCTCACCCCCGACGGACTCGTCGGCTCGGGGCCGGGCGGGCGCATCCGCCGCCGTGACGTCGAGCGTCTGATCGCCGACCGTCGGGCCGCGACGCCCGACGCCCCCAGCGAGGCGTCCGCACCGACGTCCACGCAGGTGGCGTCCGCGGACGCCTGGACCGACGTCCCGCACACCCGGCTGCGCCGCACGATCGCTCGCCGGCTCACCGAGAGCAAGCAGCACATCCCGCACTTCTACGTGAAGCGGAGCGTCACCCTCGACCCGCTCCTGGAGCTGCGCAGGCAGCTGATCGAGTCCTCCGGGGCCAAGTTCTCGGTCAACGACTTCGTCATCCGTGCTGTCGCGTCGGCCCACCAGCAGGTGCCCGACGCGAACGTGATCTGGACCGAGGACGCGCTTCGACGCTTCGACCACGTGGACATCTCGGTCGCCATCGCCGCCGAGCGGGGCCTGGTGACCCCGGTGCTCCGCGACGTGGGGGCCAGCTCGCTGTCCGCGATCTCGCGGCAGGTCAAGACGTACGTCGAGCAGGCCGGTGCCGGGACGCTGCAGCAGCGCGACCTCGAGGGAGGTTCGATCACCATCTCCAACCTCGGCATGTACGGCGTCGACGAGTTCTCCGCGATCATCAACCCTCCCCAGTCCGCCATTCTCGCCGTCGGGGCGGGTCGGCCCGCGGCGGTCGTGGTGGACGACCAGGTCGTGGTCCGCACCGTGTCGGAGATGGTGCTCTCGGCGGATCACCGCGCCATCGACGGTGCCCTGGCCGCCCAATGGATGAGCGCCCTGGTGCACGCGCTCCACCATCCGCTGACCCTCCTCGTCTGA
- a CDS encoding alpha-ketoacid dehydrogenase subunit alpha/beta, whose protein sequence is MTKRQELTPAVPWVELTATGADWDAADPQVLLQLLGRAQWIRSFEEYVLELAGQGLIHGPAHSSVGQEGGAVGSVLPLRSDDFVNGSHRGHHQFLAKAFGHVLEPKSSGLPEITTEVREVLHKTLAEICGLAGGYCRGRGGSMHLQWREAGAMGTNAIVGGGVPQAAGFAWNMLHSGSDAVSVTYFGDGAVNIGSVLETFNLAAAWKLPVMFFIENNQYAVSTPVARATGEPRLSGRGPGFGIPSWRVDGMDALAVHTAMTEAVAHMRAGLGPTIIEADLYRFFHQNGAFPGSAFGYRGKEEEASWRERDPIAQLRRRVIARELATEADIDAMTNSIDTTMKEIGDELLEPVPGGKPTERRIIGSLWPDADFVDVGVRGDLSELEGSRFEDEDSFSGELAQRRFIDVVSDVMARRMETDERIIVMGEDVDGLKGGTNGATKKPLAQFPDRVLGTPISENAFAGLGGGMALDGRFRPVVEFMYADFMWVAADQLFNQVAKARHMFGGDSAVPFVLRSKLAAGTGYGSQHSMDPAGVLTTAPGLRVVAPSTPFDYVGLMNTALACDDPVVVLEHVDLYTSTGTGPVDDLDYLLPVGKAAVRRTGEELTIISYLTMVNHCLEALDRVEVAADLIDLRWLDRASIDWDTIGASIRKTNQVLIVEQGAVGTSYGGWLADEIQRRFFDWLDAPIERVTGAEASPSISKVLERAAIARTDEVVDALTRIAQA, encoded by the coding sequence ATGACCAAGCGGCAGGAGCTCACGCCGGCGGTGCCGTGGGTGGAGCTGACCGCGACCGGGGCCGACTGGGACGCGGCGGACCCTCAGGTCCTCCTGCAGCTCCTCGGGCGCGCCCAGTGGATCCGATCCTTCGAGGAGTACGTCCTGGAGCTCGCCGGTCAGGGCCTGATCCACGGCCCCGCCCACTCCAGCGTCGGCCAGGAGGGCGGTGCGGTCGGGTCGGTCCTGCCGCTGCGCTCCGACGACTTCGTCAACGGCTCGCACCGGGGCCACCACCAGTTCCTCGCGAAGGCGTTCGGCCACGTCCTCGAACCGAAGTCGTCCGGCCTGCCGGAGATTACGACCGAGGTCCGTGAGGTCCTCCACAAGACGTTGGCCGAGATCTGCGGACTCGCCGGCGGCTACTGCCGCGGTCGCGGCGGGTCGATGCACCTGCAGTGGCGCGAGGCCGGTGCGATGGGCACCAACGCCATCGTCGGCGGCGGGGTGCCGCAGGCCGCCGGGTTCGCGTGGAACATGCTGCACTCGGGCAGCGACGCGGTGTCGGTCACGTACTTCGGTGACGGAGCGGTCAACATCGGATCGGTCCTCGAGACCTTCAACCTGGCCGCCGCCTGGAAGCTCCCGGTCATGTTCTTCATCGAGAACAACCAGTACGCGGTGTCGACCCCGGTCGCCAGGGCGACCGGCGAACCCCGTCTCTCAGGTCGCGGCCCCGGCTTCGGCATCCCCAGCTGGCGGGTGGACGGGATGGACGCCCTCGCCGTGCACACGGCGATGACCGAGGCGGTCGCCCACATGCGGGCCGGCCTCGGGCCGACGATCATCGAGGCCGACCTCTACCGCTTCTTCCACCAGAACGGTGCGTTCCCGGGCTCGGCCTTCGGATACCGCGGCAAGGAGGAGGAGGCCTCCTGGCGGGAGCGCGACCCGATCGCGCAGCTGCGTCGCCGGGTGATCGCCCGCGAGCTGGCCACCGAGGCCGACATCGACGCGATGACCAACTCGATCGACACCACCATGAAGGAGATCGGTGACGAGCTCCTCGAGCCCGTCCCGGGCGGCAAGCCCACCGAGCGACGGATCATCGGGTCGCTCTGGCCCGACGCCGACTTCGTCGACGTCGGCGTCCGCGGCGACCTCTCCGAGCTCGAGGGTTCCCGGTTCGAGGACGAGGACTCGTTCAGCGGTGAGCTGGCCCAGCGTCGGTTCATCGACGTCGTGAGCGACGTCATGGCGCGTCGGATGGAGACCGACGAGCGGATCATCGTGATGGGCGAGGACGTCGACGGGCTCAAGGGCGGGACCAACGGCGCCACCAAGAAGCCGCTCGCCCAGTTCCCGGACCGTGTTCTCGGCACGCCGATCAGCGAGAACGCCTTCGCCGGCCTGGGCGGCGGCATGGCACTCGACGGCCGGTTCCGGCCGGTCGTGGAGTTCATGTACGCCGACTTCATGTGGGTGGCGGCCGACCAGCTCTTCAACCAGGTCGCGAAGGCCCGGCACATGTTCGGTGGCGACTCCGCTGTGCCGTTCGTGCTGCGCAGCAAGCTCGCGGCCGGCACGGGCTACGGCTCCCAGCACTCGATGGACCCGGCCGGCGTCCTGACCACGGCTCCCGGTCTCCGCGTGGTGGCACCGTCCACGCCTTTCGACTACGTGGGTCTCATGAACACGGCTCTGGCCTGCGACGACCCGGTCGTGGTCCTCGAGCACGTCGACCTCTACACCTCGACCGGCACGGGTCCCGTCGACGACCTGGACTACCTGCTCCCGGTCGGGAAAGCCGCCGTGCGCCGCACGGGGGAGGAGCTGACGATCATCTCCTACCTCACCATGGTCAACCACTGCCTCGAGGCGCTCGACCGGGTCGAGGTCGCCGCGGACCTCATCGACCTGCGCTGGCTCGACCGTGCCTCGATCGACTGGGACACGATCGGAGCGAGCATCCGCAAGACCAACCAGGTCCTGATCGTGGAGCAGGGCGCCGTCGGCACGTCGTACGGCGGCTGGTTGGCCGACGAGATCCAACGACGGTTCTTCGACTGGCTCGACGCGCCGATCGAGCGGGTCACCGGCGCCGAGGCGTCCCCGAGCATCAGCAAGGTGCTCGAGCGCGCGGCCATCGCCCGGACCGACGAGGTCGTCGACGCCCTCACCCGCATCGCGCAGGCCTGA
- a CDS encoding VOC family protein — MRATSLLSVVKVDHIGITVPDLTEAHDFFVGVLGCDYMYRLGPYRDDDGPWMREHLDVDERAVMERLHFYRLGGQAVFEVFQYTADGQQVTPPRNSDVGGHHVAVYVDDLDASVAALRDAGIRVLGDPTTSRGPSRGQRWVYFLSPWGMQFELVCYPDGKAYDRDPSAFA; from the coding sequence ATGCGCGCCACATCCCTGCTGTCCGTCGTGAAGGTCGACCACATCGGCATCACCGTCCCCGACCTGACAGAGGCCCACGACTTCTTCGTCGGCGTCCTCGGGTGCGACTACATGTACCGGCTCGGCCCCTACCGCGACGACGACGGACCCTGGATGCGCGAACACCTCGACGTCGACGAGCGCGCCGTCATGGAGCGTCTGCACTTCTACCGGCTCGGCGGCCAGGCCGTCTTCGAGGTCTTCCAGTACACGGCCGACGGACAACAGGTCACCCCACCGCGCAACAGCGACGTCGGCGGCCACCACGTCGCGGTCTACGTCGACGACCTGGATGCGTCCGTCGCGGCCCTGCGCGACGCCGGCATCCGCGTCCTCGGCGACCCGACGACGAGCCGGGGTCCGAGCCGGGGCCAGCGCTGGGTCTACTTCCTCAGCCCGTGGGGCATGCAGTTCGAGCTAGTCTGCTACCCCGACGGCAAGGCGTACGACCGCGACCCGTCCGCCTTCGCCTGA
- a CDS encoding GntR family transcriptional regulator encodes MSETTGSPVASQRVAEVLRERILSGRLRPGSRIKQDELAEELATSRIPVREALRILETRGLVEVRSNSGAWVGQMDLHDLTMSYQIRERIEPLLLADSMPRLGEDDVSDLRDLQARIEAGGDLETFMVLDREFHWRTYAGHRTPQLAGMIERLWDTTQHYRREFARLMGAQGAWAVNAEHRLLVDAIAARDEDTACRVLALHIQRTRTELMRHPEVFTARPAEPDPLS; translated from the coding sequence ATGTCCGAGACGACCGGCTCCCCGGTGGCCAGCCAGCGGGTGGCCGAGGTCCTGCGCGAGCGCATCCTGTCGGGACGGCTGCGCCCCGGCAGCCGGATCAAGCAGGACGAGCTCGCCGAGGAGCTCGCGACCAGCCGGATCCCGGTCCGCGAGGCACTGCGCATCCTGGAGACCCGCGGCCTCGTCGAGGTGCGCTCGAACTCCGGAGCCTGGGTGGGTCAGATGGACCTGCACGACCTGACCATGAGCTACCAGATTCGCGAGCGGATCGAGCCGCTCCTGCTCGCCGACAGCATGCCCCGGCTGGGCGAGGACGACGTCAGCGACCTGCGGGACCTCCAGGCCCGTATCGAGGCGGGCGGCGACCTGGAGACGTTCATGGTCCTGGACCGGGAGTTCCACTGGCGCACGTACGCCGGGCACCGCACCCCCCAGCTCGCCGGCATGATCGAGCGGCTCTGGGACACCACCCAGCACTACCGGCGGGAGTTCGCCCGGTTGATGGGAGCGCAGGGCGCCTGGGCGGTGAACGCCGAGCACCGGCTCCTGGTCGACGCGATCGCGGCCCGCGACGAGGACACCGCGTGTCGGGTCCTGGCCCTCCACATCCAGCGCACCCGCACCGAGCTGATGCGCCACCCCGAGGTGTTCACGGCCCGGCCGGCGGAGCCGGACCCGCTCTCGTAG
- a CDS encoding NAD-dependent succinate-semialdehyde dehydrogenase produces the protein MTQLQDSFLTGVPTGLLLDGEWVRTERTLEVDDPATGMVLAHVSDADVSDGLEAVSAAHRAFGPWAAAAPRVRAEVLRRAYEIMSAEAEQCARLIVLENGKAWSDAVAEVTYAAEFFRWFSEEASRVPGDFRLAPGGDKTIIVDHQPMGVAYMITPWNFPAAMATRKLAPALAAGCTAVLKPAAETPLTALWVAEVLRRAGVPAGVVNVVVTSEPGPVSEAILADRRTATLSFTGSTPIGKLLLALTATRALPSSMELGGNAPLLVLEGADVEKAVDGAMVAKMRNGGSACTAANRFYVHESLATEFTAAFERALGALRIGSGLDPANDLGALVSIRERDKVLDLLERAAEEGGRPGPAAEVPATGAFIAPRVVRDVVHGQTLTRQEIFGPVAPIVTVESTDQAVELANDTEFGLISYVFAADAGEGIGVARRMESGMVAVNRGVASDPAAPFGGMKESGLGREGGFAGIHEFLEPRYLAVDL, from the coding sequence GTGACCCAGCTGCAGGACTCGTTCCTGACCGGGGTCCCCACCGGGCTCCTCCTCGACGGCGAGTGGGTCCGCACCGAACGGACGCTGGAGGTCGACGATCCGGCCACGGGAATGGTGCTGGCCCACGTCTCGGACGCCGACGTGTCGGACGGTCTGGAGGCCGTCTCCGCGGCTCATCGGGCGTTCGGTCCGTGGGCGGCGGCTGCCCCACGGGTGCGGGCCGAGGTGCTGCGTCGCGCCTACGAGATCATGTCGGCCGAGGCCGAGCAGTGCGCGCGGCTGATCGTGCTCGAGAACGGCAAGGCGTGGAGCGACGCGGTGGCCGAGGTGACCTACGCCGCCGAGTTCTTCCGCTGGTTCAGCGAGGAGGCCTCCCGGGTGCCCGGCGATTTCCGGCTGGCGCCCGGCGGCGACAAGACGATCATCGTGGACCACCAGCCGATGGGGGTCGCCTACATGATCACGCCGTGGAACTTCCCGGCGGCCATGGCGACCCGCAAGCTCGCGCCCGCGCTGGCTGCGGGATGCACCGCGGTGCTGAAGCCGGCGGCCGAGACGCCCCTGACCGCGCTGTGGGTGGCGGAGGTGCTGCGTCGGGCGGGCGTCCCGGCGGGCGTGGTGAACGTCGTCGTCACGTCCGAGCCGGGGCCGGTGTCCGAGGCGATCCTCGCCGACCGGCGCACCGCGACCCTGTCGTTCACGGGATCGACCCCGATCGGGAAGCTGCTGCTCGCACTGACCGCCACCCGGGCCCTGCCCTCGTCGATGGAGCTGGGCGGCAACGCACCCCTGCTCGTGCTCGAGGGCGCTGACGTCGAGAAGGCCGTCGACGGTGCGATGGTCGCCAAGATGCGCAACGGCGGGTCCGCCTGCACGGCAGCCAACCGGTTCTACGTCCACGAGTCGCTGGCCACCGAGTTCACCGCCGCCTTCGAGCGGGCGCTCGGTGCTCTGCGCATCGGCAGCGGCCTCGACCCGGCCAACGACCTCGGCGCCCTCGTCAGCATCCGGGAGCGCGACAAGGTCCTGGACCTGCTCGAGAGGGCGGCCGAGGAGGGCGGTCGTCCCGGTCCCGCGGCCGAGGTGCCCGCCACCGGCGCCTTCATCGCTCCCCGCGTGGTGCGCGACGTCGTGCACGGTCAGACGCTGACCCGGCAGGAGATCTTCGGCCCCGTGGCCCCGATCGTGACGGTCGAGAGCACCGACCAGGCCGTGGAGCTGGCCAACGACACCGAGTTCGGGCTCATCTCCTACGTCTTCGCCGCCGATGCGGGGGAGGGCATCGGCGTCGCGCGGCGGATGGAGAGCGGCATGGTCGCGGTCAACCGTGGCGTGGCGTCCGACCCGGCCGCCCCCTTCGGCGGGATGAAGGAGTCCGGCCTGGGCCGTGAGGGCGGCTTCGCCGGGATCCATGAGTTCCTCGAGCCCCGGTACCTGGCGGTCGACCTCTGA